A window of the Brassica napus cultivar Da-Ae chromosome A2, Da-Ae, whole genome shotgun sequence genome harbors these coding sequences:
- the LOC106389334 gene encoding auxin efflux carrier component 2, translated as MITGKDMYDVLAAMVPLYVAMMLAYGSVRWWGIFTPSQCSGINRFVAVFAVPLLSFHFISSNDPYAMNYHFLAADSLQKVVILAALFLWQAFSRRGSLEWMITLFSLSTLPNTLVMGIPLLRAMYGDFSGNLMVQVVVLQSIIWYTLMLFMFEFRGAKLLISEQFPETAGSITSFRVDSDVVSLNGREPLQTDAEIGDDGKLHVVVRRSSAASSMISSFNKSHGGGLNSSMITPRASNLTGVEIYSVQSSRGPTPRASSFNQTDFYAMFNASKAPSPRHGYTNSYGGAGSGPGGDVYSLQSSKGVTPRTSNFDEEVLKAKKGAREGKNISGELYNNNNVPSYPPPNPMFTGSTSGASGVKKKESGGGGGGGGGGQNKEMNMFVWSSSASPVSEANARNAMTRGASVDLSTDPKASLPPQENLAYKAMHSLIENMTPGRKGHVEMDQDGNNEGKSGVNSSPYNGKKGSDVEDGGPGGPRKQQMPPASVMTRLILIMVWRKLIRNPNTYSSLFGLAWSLVSYKWNIKMPTIVSGSIAILSDAGLGMAMFSLGLFMALQPKIIACGKSVAVFAMAVRFLTGPAVIAATSIAIGLRGNLLHIAIVQAALPQGIVPFVFAKEYNVHPDILSTAVIFGMLVALPVTVLYYVLLGI; from the exons atgatCACCGGCAAAGATATGTACGACGTACTAGCGGCGATGGTGCCGCTATACGTAGCTATGATGCTAGCCTATGGTTCGGTTCGGTGGTGGGGAATATTCACACCGAGCCAATGCTCCGGTATAAACCGGTTCGTTGCGGTTTTCGCGGTTCCTCTCCTCTCTTTCCATTTCATCTCCTCCAATGATCCGTATGCCATGAACTACCATTTCCTCGCCGCTGATTCTCTTCAGAAAGTCGTCATCCTCGCCGCACTCTTTCTTTGGCAG GCGTTTAGTCGGAGAGGAAGTTTAGAATGGATGATAACGCTCTTTTCTCTATCGACACTACCGAACACGTTGGTAATGGGAATCCCGTTGCTCCGGGCGATGTACGGGGACTTCTCCGGTAACCTAATGGTGCAGGTCGTGGTGCTTCAGAGTATCATCTGGTATACATTAATGCTCTTCATGTTTGAGTTCCGTGGCGCTAAGCTTCTCATCTCCGAGCAGTTCCCTGAAACGGCCGGTTCCATCACTTCTTTTCGTGTTGACTCTGATGTTGTCTCTCTCAATGGCCGTGAGCCTCTCCAG ACTGATGCGGAGATAGGTGACGACGGGAAGCTCCACGTGGTTGTCCGGAGATCAAGCGCCGCCTCATCTATGATCTCATCGTTCAATAAATCTCATGGTGGAGGACTTAACTCCTCCATGATAACGCCGCGAGCTTCAAATCTCACCGGTGTTGAGATTTATTCAGTACAATCTTCGCGAGGGCCGACGCCGAGAGCTTCGAGCTTTAACCAGACAGATTTTTACGCTATGTTTAATGCAAGCAAAGCTCCGAGCCCTCGTCACGGCTACACCAATAGCTACGGTGGCGCCGGGTCAGGTCCGGGGGGAGATGTTTACTCGCTTCAGTCGTCTAAAGGAGTGACGCCAAGAACGTCGAATTTTGATGAGGAAGTTTTGAAGGCGAAGAAAGGAGCAAGAGAAGGAAAAAACATTAGTGGTGAATTATATAACAACAATAATG TTCCATCGTACCCACCACCGAACCCGATGTTCACGGGGTCAACGAGCGGAGCAAGTGGAGTCAAGAAAAAGGAAAGTggtggcggaggaggaggaggaggaggaggacagAACAAGGAGATGAACATGTTCGTGTGGAGTTCGAGTGCTTCTCCGGTGTCCGAAGCCAACGCCAGGAACGCTATGACAAGGGGTGCCTCCGTCGATTTATCCACCGACCCAAAAGCTTCACTTCCTCCTCAAGAAAACCTCGCTTACAAAG CGATGCATAGTCTGATTGAGAACATGACACCGGGAAGAAAAGGGCATGTGGAGATGGATCAAGACGGTAATAACGAAGGAAAGTCAGGGGTGAATTCGTCACCTTACAATGGGAAGAAAGGTAGTGACGTGGAAGACGGTGGTCCCGGCGGTCCAAGGAAACAGCAGATGCCGCCGGCGAGCGTGATGACGAGATTAATACTGATAATGGTTTGGAGAAAACTCATTCGAAACCCTAACACTTACTCTAGTCTCTTTGGCCTTGCTTGGTCCCTTGTCTCCTACAA ATGGAATATAAAGATGCCAACCATAGTGAGTGGATCGATCGCGATACTATCTGATGCTGGTCTTGGCATGGCTATGTTTAGTCTTG GTCTATTTATGGCATTGCAACCAAAGATAATAGCATGCGGAAAATCAGTGGCAGTCTTCGCGATGGCCGTAAGGTTCTTGACCGGACCGGCCGTGATCGCAGCCACCTCAATTGCAATTGGTCTTCGTGGCAATCTCCTCCATATCGCTATCGTTCAG GCTGCTCTTCCTCAAGGAATTGTTCCTTTTGTTTTTGCCAAGGAATATAACGTCCATCCTGATATTCTCAGCACTGC GGTTATATTCGGAATGCTGGTTGCTTTGCCTGTAACAGTGCTATACTACGTTCTTTTGGGTATTTAA
- the LOC106389351 gene encoding casein kinase 1-like protein 12 isoform X2, whose translation MEARVGNKFRLGRKIGSGSFGEIYLGTHIQTHEEVAIKLENAKTKHPQLLYESKLYRLLQGGTGVPNVKWFGVEGEYNVLVIDLLGPSLEDLFNFCSRKLSLKSVLMLADQMITRVEYFHSKSFLHRDLKPDNFLMGLGRRANQVYIIDFGLAKKYRDNTTHQHIPYRENKNLTGTARYASMNTHLGIEQSRRDDLESLGYILMYFLKGSLPWQGLKAGTKKQKYERISEKKVSTSIESLCRGYPSELASYFHYCRSLRFDDKPDYNYLKRIFRDLFVREGFQLDYVFDWTILKYQKSQLTAPPSRGVVTPAAGTSAGEEERVRPTMDSSRRRASGALDNSAATRAPTMPRESLFAQSAGSSRRVTSEELHYAGGGVRNSAVVSMTEGKRSSSTRKQYDSAMKGIETLQVSDERFHHR comes from the exons ATGGAGGCTCGTGTGGGAAACAAGTTTCGGCTCGGACGCAAAATCGGAAGCGGTTCTTTTGGAGAGATCTATCTCG gTACTCATATTCAAACACATGAAGAAGTTGCAATCAAGCTT GAAAATGCCAAGACAAAACATCCACAGCTTCTCTATGAATCCAAGTTATACAGACTTCTACAGGGCGGAA CTGGTGTTCCAAATGTCAAGTGGTTTGGTGTTGAAGGCGAGTACAATGTGCTGGTGATTGATTTACTTGGCCCTAGTCTTGAAGACTTGTTCAATTTCTGTAGCAGGAAACTTTCTCTCAAGTCCGTCCTCATGCTTGCTGATCAAATG ATAACCCGTGTTGAGTATTTCCATTCAAAATCTTTCCTTCACCGAGATCTCAAGCCAGACAATTTCCTCATGGGTTTAGGAAGACGTGCAAACCAG GTGTACATCATTGACTTTGGTCTTGCTAAGAAGTACAGGGATAACACTACTCATCAGCACATTCCTTACAG AGAAAATAAGAACCTCACTGGAACTGCAAGATATGCTAGTATGAATACTCACTTGGGAATTG AACAAAGCCGAAGAGATGACTTAGAATCTCTTGGTTACATCCTCATGTACTTCCTTAAAGGAAG TCTTCCATGGCAAGGACTTAAAGCTGGAACCAAGAAACAAAAGTATGAGAGAATCAGCGAAAAGAAAGTCTCTACATCAATCGAG TCTTTATGCCGTGGCTACCCATCTGAACTCGCATCTTACTTCCACTACTGCCGCTCGCTCCGGTTTGATGATAAACCAGACTACAATTATCTCAAAAGAATATTCCGGGATCTCTTTGTCCGCGAAG GGTTTCAATTGGATTATGTCTTTGACTGGACCATATTAAAGTACCAAAAGTCACAGCTAACAGCTCCTCCGTCACGTGGCGTCGTAACTCCTGCGGCTGGAACCAGTGCGG GGGAGGAAGAGAGAGTGAGACCAACGATGGATTCATCAAGAAGGAGAGCCTCTGGAGCTCTTGACAACTCTGCAGCTACTAGAGCCCCTACG ATGCCAAGAGAGTCACTGTTTGCACAGTCAGCAGGATCATCAAGGAGAGTAACGTCGGAGGAGCTACACTATGCAGGCGGTGGAGTAAGAAACTCTGCGGTGGTTTCAATGACAGAAGGGAAGAGATCATCTTCCACCAGGAAACAGTATGACTCCGCGATGAAAGGCATTGAGACTCTCCAAGTCTCAGACGAAAGGTTTCACCACCGTTGA
- the LOC106389351 gene encoding casein kinase 1-like protein 12 isoform X1 yields MEARVGNKFRLGRKIGSGSFGEIYLGTHIQTHEEVAIKLENAKTKHPQLLYESKLYRLLQGGTGVPNVKWFGVEGEYNVLVIDLLGPSLEDLFNFCSRKLSLKSVLMLADQMITRVEYFHSKSFLHRDLKPDNFLMGLGRRANQVYIIDFGLAKKYRDNTTHQHIPYRENKNLTGTARYASMNTHLGIEQSRRDDLESLGYILMYFLKGSLPWQGLKAGTKKQKYERISEKKVSTSIESLCRGYPSELASYFHYCRSLRFDDKPDYNYLKRIFRDLFVREGFQLDYVFDWTILKYQKSQLTAPPSRGVVTPAAGTSAGNRTSLTDRMFEKFFKLCFDLFLEGEEERVRPTMDSSRRRASGALDNSAATRAPTMPRESLFAQSAGSSRRVTSEELHYAGGGVRNSAVVSMTEGKRSSSTRKQYDSAMKGIETLQVSDERFHHR; encoded by the exons ATGGAGGCTCGTGTGGGAAACAAGTTTCGGCTCGGACGCAAAATCGGAAGCGGTTCTTTTGGAGAGATCTATCTCG gTACTCATATTCAAACACATGAAGAAGTTGCAATCAAGCTT GAAAATGCCAAGACAAAACATCCACAGCTTCTCTATGAATCCAAGTTATACAGACTTCTACAGGGCGGAA CTGGTGTTCCAAATGTCAAGTGGTTTGGTGTTGAAGGCGAGTACAATGTGCTGGTGATTGATTTACTTGGCCCTAGTCTTGAAGACTTGTTCAATTTCTGTAGCAGGAAACTTTCTCTCAAGTCCGTCCTCATGCTTGCTGATCAAATG ATAACCCGTGTTGAGTATTTCCATTCAAAATCTTTCCTTCACCGAGATCTCAAGCCAGACAATTTCCTCATGGGTTTAGGAAGACGTGCAAACCAG GTGTACATCATTGACTTTGGTCTTGCTAAGAAGTACAGGGATAACACTACTCATCAGCACATTCCTTACAG AGAAAATAAGAACCTCACTGGAACTGCAAGATATGCTAGTATGAATACTCACTTGGGAATTG AACAAAGCCGAAGAGATGACTTAGAATCTCTTGGTTACATCCTCATGTACTTCCTTAAAGGAAG TCTTCCATGGCAAGGACTTAAAGCTGGAACCAAGAAACAAAAGTATGAGAGAATCAGCGAAAAGAAAGTCTCTACATCAATCGAG TCTTTATGCCGTGGCTACCCATCTGAACTCGCATCTTACTTCCACTACTGCCGCTCGCTCCGGTTTGATGATAAACCAGACTACAATTATCTCAAAAGAATATTCCGGGATCTCTTTGTCCGCGAAG GGTTTCAATTGGATTATGTCTTTGACTGGACCATATTAAAGTACCAAAAGTCACAGCTAACAGCTCCTCCGTCACGTGGCGTCGTAACTCCTGCGGCTGGAACCAGTGCGGGTAACAGAACATCTTTAACCGATAGAATGTTTGAAAAGTTTTTTAAGctttgttttgatttgtttcttgaagGGGAGGAAGAGAGAGTGAGACCAACGATGGATTCATCAAGAAGGAGAGCCTCTGGAGCTCTTGACAACTCTGCAGCTACTAGAGCCCCTACG ATGCCAAGAGAGTCACTGTTTGCACAGTCAGCAGGATCATCAAGGAGAGTAACGTCGGAGGAGCTACACTATGCAGGCGGTGGAGTAAGAAACTCTGCGGTGGTTTCAATGACAGAAGGGAAGAGATCATCTTCCACCAGGAAACAGTATGACTCCGCGATGAAAGGCATTGAGACTCTCCAAGTCTCAGACGAAAGGTTTCACCACCGTTGA
- the LOC106408334 gene encoding LOW QUALITY PROTEIN: exportin-2 (The sequence of the model RefSeq protein was modified relative to this genomic sequence to represent the inferred CDS: deleted 1 base in 1 codon) encodes MLTSSLEKAALAGDYASVNGILRMANTIFNNFRHHEAGFAPLLQQLFLKTDSLIDSAVSSGGESAAMLTPLLESQRLCCRIFFSLPECFKDHMNEWMGVFNKCLSCNYPSLESTADGLGLVDDLRCAVCDNINLYMDKYEEEFQRFVEGFALAVCTLLREVSKSPIRDQLATTAIKFLTTVSTTSAHHALFANGIRDICQSIVIPNLSLREKDKQLFEMDFMEFIRRDMDGNTRRGMACELLKGLATYYKPQVTQVVSHELHKLLSSFATNPAAQWEDKDCAIYLVVSLGADFFDVQSFFANFIIPELQCPDVDSYPMLKAGSLKLLTMFRSHLPMQLFPEVVRFLGAESNVVHSYAAICIEKLLLLKDEGGRRRYVGSDISPFLLQLMTSLLDRTESEENQYSIKCIMRVLGVAEITREVVDLCLGRLTTVFSQVVRKNPTFNHYIFESVAVLVRRACEGDISLITEFDASLFPRLKMILADDVREFIPYAFQLLAQLVELNIQPISPDYMDMLLLLLAPNPNWWRSHQVPALVRLLQAFLQKAPHEVTQKNLLGQVLGVFDKLVKTPSTVEQGCYVLNAVIEYMEYGVIAPYMTFVWSSLFTHLEQKKSVKLQKCLVIFISLFLVKHGPANLVDTMNAVQRNIFIAIVDRFWIPDLKLIMGTMEVKLTAVAATRLICETPALLDPAASKLWGGMVNSIVSLVSRPEQERAIDEPEMPDNTATFVNLYNVGRREVDPLQDITDPKHFFVTSLAMLSASHPGRYPWVIRYNLEKANQDALIKLCTAYNCAIV; translated from the exons ATGCTTACATCCAGCCTTGAGAAAGCTGCTCTTGCTGGTGATTACGCCTCCGTCAATGGTATTCTCCGTATGGCTAATACTATTTTCAACAACTTTAGGCATCATGAGGCGGGTTTCGCTCCTCTGTTGCAACAACTTTTCCTCAAAACAGATTCTTTGATTGATTCTGCCGTGAGCTCTGGTGGTGAATCAGCAGCTATGCTTACGCCTCTCTTGGAGTCCCAAAGGCTTTGCTGCAGAATATTTTTCTCGTTGCCTGAGTGTTTCAAGGATCATATGAACGAGTGGATGGGAGTGTTTAACAAGTGTTTATCTTGTAATTACCCATCTTTGGAAAGCACAGCAGATGGGTTAGGGCTCGTGGATGATCTTCGTTGTGCTGTTTGTGACAACATTAACCTGTACATGGACAAGTACGAAGAAGAATTCCAACGATTCGTGGAGGGTTTTGCATTAGCTGTTTGTACACTACTCCGAGAGGTATCAAAGTCTCCGATCAGGGATCAACTAGCTACTACGGCAATCAAGTTTTTGACCACTGTCAGCACCACAAGTGCGCATCATGCTTTGTTTGCCAATGGGATCAGGGATATCTGCCAGAGTATTGTGATTCCCAATCTTTCTTTGAGGGAGAAAGATAAACAACTGTTCGAGATGGATTTTATGGAGTTTATCCGTCGAGACATGGATGGAAATACTCGGAGGGGAATGGCTTGTGAGCTGCTCAAAGGACTCGCCACATATTACAAACCACAAGTGACACAAGTAGTTTCTCATGAGTTACATAAGCTCTTGAGTTCCTTTGCAACAAATCCCGCTGCACAGTGGGAAGATAAGGATTGTGCAATTTACTTGGTCGTGTCTCTGGGTGCAGATTTTTTTGATGTTCAAAGCTTCTTTGCAAACTTTATAATCCCCGAGTTGCAATGCCCCGATGTGGACAGTTATCCAATGCTAAAGGCAGGGTCCTTGAAGTTGTTAACAATGTTCCGTAGTCATCTACCAATGCAGTTGTTCCCGGAGGTGGTCCGGTTCCTTGGAGCTGAGTCGAACGTGGTGCACTCATATGCTGCTATATGCATAGAGAAGCTCTTGCTACTCAAGGACGAAGGTGGAAGGAGGAGGTATGTGGGCAGTGATATAAGTCCA TTTTTGCTCCAGTTGATGACGTCTCTGTTGGATCGTACTGAATCTGAAGAGAATCAATATAGTATCAAGTGCATAATGCGGGTTCTTGGTGTTGCGGAAATCACACGGGAGGTTGTTGACCTTTGCTTGGGACGCTTGACCACTGTTTTCAGTCAAGTGGTTAGAAAGAATCCTACCTTTAATCACTACATCTTTGAGTCCGTGGCTGTGCTTGTCCGAAGGGCATGTGAAGGTGATATTTCGCTAATTACTGAATTTGACGCGAGTCTTTTCCCAAGGCTGAAGATGATTTTGGCGGATGATGTTCGCGAGTTCATACCTTATGCGTTTCAGCTTCTGGCTCAGCTCGTTGAGCTCAACATACAACCTATTTCACCGGACTATATGGACATGTTGTTGCTTCTCCTCGCACCTAATCCTAATTGGTGGAGGAGCCACCAAGTCCCAGCACTGGTGCGTTTGCTTCAGGCTTTCCTGCAGAAAGCACCTCATGAGGTTACTCAAAAGAATCTGTTGGGTCAAGTGTTGGGGGTGTTCGACAAGTTGGTTAAAACTCCTAGCACAGTCGAACAAGGCTGTTATGTGCTCAACGCTGTTATTGAGTATATGGAGTACGGTGTGATTGCACCATACATGACGTTTGTATGGAGTTCTCTCTTCACACACCTTGAGCAAAAAAAGTCTGTCAAGCTCCAGAAATGTCTAGTAATATTCATATCCCTCTTCTTGGTGAAGCACGGACCAGCTAATCTAGTCGACACTATGAATGCTGTTCAACGCAACATTTTCATTGCGATCGTGGACCGTTTCTGGATTCCAGACCTTAAGCTGATCATGGGAACTATGGAGGTAAAGTTAACCGCAGTTGCCGCGACAAGACTCATATGTGAGACTCCAGCCCTTCTCGATCCAGCAGCTTCTAAGTTATGGGGGGGAATGGTGAATAGTATAGTGTCTCTTGTTTCAAGGCCTGAGCAGGAAAGAGCCATCGATGAACCTGAGATGCCAGACAACACAGCTACCTTTGTGAATCTTTACAATGTTGGGAGAAGAGAAGTGGATCCTCTCCAAGACATTACAGATCCAAAGCACTTCTTCGTGACTTCTCTGGCCATGCTTTCTGCTTCTCATCCTGGTAGATACCCTTGGGTTATTCGTTATAATCTCGAAAAAGCAAATCAAGATGCATTGATCAAGCTTTGCACTGCTTACAACTGTGCAATTGTTTGA
- the LOC111213530 gene encoding uncharacterized protein LOC111213530, protein MALMVTAPPSRFRPPPDPPPRKSPPLEAPSPIDPPEPPDPPDVSFLLALPRSPSFSSCPSLQALTRILDLKLPLPWMVSKISGGDVPLVSTGDSTFVYRRLLCSVCKSSSCRHMDWSSISSCSDLSFLPFKGFQVHFSSSISAFCSSVEWDIKLFVCVSLELRTIALADDVLMDLTSVGSTFVLFGGPFVASMRSLTAVCSSLTAVCSSLPAVCSSLTAVCSPLSLREKFIDKVSWMNMIMADSDYPFVSCLEQSLFPIFPHVWSELDEQVSLVLQGSSSQRVLSSAFGALCILL, encoded by the exons ATGGCTTTGATGGTGACTGCTCCTCCGTCGCGTTTCAGGCCGCCTCCAGATCCGCCGCCGCGTAAGTCACCTCCGCTTGAAGCTCCCTCTCCCATCGATCCACCGGAACCGCCAGACCCTCCTGACGTTTCCTTTCTCCTCGCTCTTCCTCGAAGCCCCAGCTTTTCCTCCTGTCCGTCTCTCCAAGCTCTTACCCGAATCTTAGATCTAAAGCTTCCTCTTCCATGGATGGTTTCTAAGATAAGTGGTGGTGATGTTCCGCTTGTGTCTACCGGTGATAGTACTTTCGTCTACAGGCGGTTGCTCTGTTCGGTATGCAAGTCGTCTTCATGTCGACACATGGACTGGTCTTCCATCAGCTCCTGTTCCGACTTATCTTTCCTCCCTTTTAAGGGTTTCCAGGTTCACTTCAGCTCGTCAATTTCCGCTTTTTGCTCTTCTGTTGAATGGGATATAAAGCTATTTGTCTGTGTGAGTTTGGAATTGAGGACCATAGCTTTAGCCGATGATGTACTTATGGACTTAACTTCTGTTGGTTCTACCTTTGTGCTCTTTGGTGGTCCTTTTGTCGCCTCAATGCGATCTCTTACTGCTGTGTGCAGTTCTCTTACTGCTGTGTGCAGTTCCCTTCCTGCTGTGTGCAGTTCCCTTACTGCTGTATGCAGTCCTCTTTCG TTGAGAGAGAAATTCATTGATAAAGTTAGCTGGATGAATATGATTATGGCGGATTCAGATTATCCGTTTGTCTCCTGTTTGGAGCAGTCTCTTTTCCCAATATTTCCTCATGTATGGAGTGAATTGGATGAACAAGTGTCGTTGGTATTGCAAGGATCTTCCTCCCAGCGAGTACTCTCCTCTGCGTTTGGTGCA CTTTGTATCCTCCTCTGA
- the LOC106418173 gene encoding IQ domain-containing protein IQM5, translating to MALSFGFLQRDNSFKKDSQECKTPRVLNNPVNMFLEKTLSFKDLVDQGNNYKDESFGVKTRKGINLKGPKPDNMVLERSLSFTSLVQVENREEEDEDERGSPPKRRNKGKMGIIGNLTALSVPAPKPFWSPRPSTELDAAALTLQKVYKSYRTRRNLADCAVVVEELWWKELELAASEPNRTSQKPETAVSRWARAGTKAAKLGKGLLKDDKAQKLALRHWLEAIDPRHRYGHNLHLYYDVWSESESTQPFFFWLDIGDGKEVNLIKCPRTLLQRQCITYLGPKERQAYEVVVEGGRLVNRQNKNFIETVEGTKWIFVLSTARKLYIGQKQKGRFQHSSFLSGAAIIAAGRIVSHDGVLEAVWPYSGHYLPTEENFREFIDFLKENHVDLTNVKLNAIDDDNHMVCNDGSTKPSISNGRDETKAITADATADLREQKRFPCKWSTGNGPRIGCVRDYPMDLQTRALEQVNLSPRVVNMTMGLFGPIPSPRPSPKIRVSPRLFCMGLLPSPKN from the exons ATGGCTTTATCTTTTGGATTCTTACAAAGGGACAACAGTTTCAAGAAAGATTCACAAGAGTGTAAAACACCAAGAGTTCTGAATAACCCAGTAAACATGTTTCTTGAAAAGACCCTATCCTTCAAGGATTTGGTCGATCAGGGGAACAATTACAAAGATGAGAGCTTTGGGGTCAAAACGAGAAAAGGTATAAACTTGAAGGGTCCTAAACCAGATAACATGGTTCTTGAGAGGAGTCTCTCGTTCACGAGTCTAGTCCAGGTGGagaacagagaagaagaagacgaagacgaaaGAGGCTCGCCTCCGAAACGAAGGAACAAGGGTAAAATGGGCATAATAGGGAATTTAACGGCGTTAAGTGTACCTGCACCGAAGCCTTTTTGGTCTCCAAGACCGTCGACGGAGCTTGACGCTGCGGCCTTGACGTTACAAAAGGTTTACAAGAGTTATCGAACGCGTCGAAATCTCGCTGACTGTGCAgttgttgttgaagagttaTG GTGGAAAGAATTGGAATTGGCAGCGtcagaaccgaaccgaaccagcCAGAAACCAGAGACGGCTGTGTCGAGGTGGGCAAGAGCTGGAACAAAAGCAGCAAAG TTAGGGAAGGGATTGCTGAAGGATGATAAAGCCCAGAAACTAGCATTGCGACATTGGTTAGAAGCC ATTGATCCACGTCATAGGTACGGACACAATTTACACTTATACTACGATGTTTGGTCGGAAAGCGAGAGTACTCAGCCATTCTTCTTCTG GTTAGACATCGGAGATGGCAAAGAAGTGAATCTCATCAAATGTCCACGAACTCTTCTTCAACGCCAATGCATCACTTACCTTGGTCCG AAAGAGAGACAAGCGTACGAAGTTGTAGTGGAAGGAGGGAGACTAGTCAACCGACAAAACAAGAACTTTATTGAGACCGTTGAAGGAACCAAATGGATTTTCGTGTTGAGCACGGCACGGAAGTTATACATTGGTCAGAAACAAAAAGGACGGTTTCAACATTCAAGTTTTCTCTCCGGCGCTGCCATCATTGCCGCTGGTAGAATTGTCTCACACGACGGAGTTTTAGAAGCCGTGTGGCCGTATAGTGGTCATTATCTTCCGACAGAAGAGAATTTTCGAGAGTTTATCGAtttcttaaaagaaaatcatgtggatCTCACTAACGtcaag ttGAATGCGATTGACGATGATAATCATATGGTCTGCAATGATGGAAGCACTAAGCCGTCGATATCTAACGGTCGAGATGAAACTAAGGCCATCACGGCTGATGCGACGGCTGATCTGAGGGAACAGAAACGCTTTCCATGCAAGTGGAGTACCGGGAATGGGCCTAGGATCGGGTGTGTGCGGGACTACCCTATGGACTTGCAGACGCGGGCGCTTGAACAAGTTAACCTTTCTCCTCGTGTGGTTAACATGACGATGGGACTATTTGGTCCAATACCTTCACCAAGGCCTAGTCCAAAGATTCGTGTCTCTCCTAGGTTATTTTGCATGGGTCTTCTTCCAAGTCCAAAGAATTAA
- the LOC106418181 gene encoding uncharacterized protein LOC106418181 codes for MTGANTVSGGEHGSDKKIHGDIDASKVKAPNMFERAKEEFDAVIGLIHQHKSSRDESDKMEIKSEKTEDAKKKRNMIRKAKDEIKSLFHSKEKHHCHHHHRKDSHGSSDDIDENTHVDEVKGPNVFDRAEEEIEAVVIHPEKNEIDGSDSPKSSRSGSPEKERAGLGFSLGKWLEKICAPWGDNKKD; via the exons ATGACTGGTGCCAACACAGTTTCTG gTGGTGAACATGGTTCGGACAAGAAGATTCATGGTGACATCGATGCGAGCAAAGTCAAAGCACCAAACATGTTCGAACGTGCCAAAGAGGAGTTCGATGCTGTTATTGGGTTGATTCATCAACACAAGAGTTCCAG GGACGAATCTGATAAAATGGAAATCAAATCCGAGAAAACAG AAGATGCAAAGAAGAAACGGAATATGATAAGAAAGGCCAAGGACGAAATCAAATCTCTATTCCATTCAAAGGAGAAACATCATTGCCACCATCATCATCGCAAAGATTCTCATGGAAGCAGTGATGATATCGATGAGAACACGCATGTGGATGAAGTGAAGGGTCCCAATGTTTTCGATAGAGCCGAGGAAGAGATCGAGGCCGTCGTCATCCATCCCGAGAAGAATGAGATTGACGGTTCTGATTCTCCTAAGAGTTCTAGGTCTGGCTCTCCTGAGAAGGAAAGAGCTGGATTAGGATTCTCTCTTGGAAAGTGGCTTGAAAAGATTTGTGCTCCTTGGGGTGATAACAAAAAAGATTGA